The Chanos chanos chromosome 9, fChaCha1.1, whole genome shotgun sequence genome includes the window GTACATActagtttctgtttttttgttgctaaTATTTTAGAGGGGAGAGGGTATTAAGTTTTTAACTTTGATGCTGTTAAGTGTGTTGACCTGCCTTTAACTCCACAGGGCTGAGTGTGCATGTGGCAGTGTGACTGGTAAGAATGATCAGAGCATGTTGGATGGGAGGGAagtaggatgtgtgtgtgcgcgtgtgtgtgtgtacgagtcaGAGGAAATACCTTGCAGTAGCGTAGCGACTCCATCAATGTAAGGAAACCCACAGAAGCCTGCTCATGAATACCATgcagttctgagagagagagagagagagagagacagagagagagagagagtgtaagagtgtgtccATTTCAACCACATAAACATTAGGtaacactgccatctagtgaGACATTAATCCAAATTAATCACCCCAAAATATATTGGTTTGTCTAAAAATTTTTACAGAGTTACTCATAAATGAACTACATTCACAAATATGAACACTCATACTAATTAGAGATAAAAATCCACTTGAAATCTTActcattccagaacattctctgtcCCCATCCCACACATTGGATACTGCATGCCCAGTCACCAACAGGTTAATGAGACTCTgactgaagaaagagagagagagagagagagagcgagggagggaggaagagacaaAACAGTGGACTTCAGGCCTGGCTCCAACATTGATTAAATCAGCAGAAAATTAACTTCAATTCCCAGCATGCACCCCACCTGCCATGGCCATAGACGGGGTCTATGAGAGGCTCCGTGGTGTCTTCTATCTCATTCTTTATGTTCTCAATGCCCTGgagcagaagagagggagacagatggagaaaatgaTCAATAAATCATACAAGATGAGACAGCGCAATGCTtctgacattcatgtcagctgcactgtgtgtctgtatgcatttatgcacacgcacacacagagataaatgCATACAGACAGCATAATGCTTCTGACATCTATGTCAGCTGCactatgtgtctgtatgcatttacacacacgcacacacacagagagagagagagagagagagagagagagagagagagagagagagagagagagagagagagcgggcaAGTGTGATACCTTTGTGAGAATGACGGAGTACAGGAACAACAGAACTCCAAATTTATTCCTCCAAGTGTCGTACAAAGACAGCACTGCTTCCTTCAGTTCAGCTACTGACTTCAGTGTCCTtttactgagacacacacacacacacacacagtcagtaacaGCCCTCATAAAACCAGCTGTTCATGTGCCCTTTATCTATCCATcatctgatttctttttttgtgtgtgtgtgtgtgtgttccaggcaAATCTCCTGATGACTCTTATGAACctttgactcctctctctctctctctcctgcgctCTCCGCTTGGCTGCCGTGCTGACTGCTGGGAGCTGTTAAGGAAGCGACGTACAGGCATTCCCGTTCCCGGCCCTTCTAAATCATCTTAGCACCACGTACATCCActgcacgcgcttaactcaaCGCACATGTGACACCGTATGACTCAGCAGTTTGAGATTGCTCTGTGACACTGAGTCGATTAAAAAGGGAACTTTGTTTAGATTGGGCAGAGGGTTTTGAACTCAAGTGTGTCACAGAAACGCTTACTAACATAAATCTGAGCCAGGCGCTAATCAAGAGTTTTTATTTATATCAACCAGGGGACGGAtgactgtctctcacacacacacacacactttatggcACATTCCAGAGTGTCATGATTTATGGATGCTGTATGCTCCAATGTATTCAATTTTAATCACTCATAAAATCAAATgaagagaacattctagaagaaGTGTAAGACTGAAACAGCGAAGATGACTACAGTAACTCGCCTCAACAGTGATGTTTTGTTTAGGAAAGTTGGGAAGAAGATAAGACTGTGAAGGATTGTTTTGAGCATTAttctgtgggggttttttgtcaacgtgtttcaaaaacattcattagAATACTTCGGTTAAATTTCTTTCGTGTGGTGGATAGACATATACGTAAATACAGTCATGCACCGCATAACGTCCGCTCGGGCAATGTCCCACCGCATATACATCCGTGGTCCCATGAGGTTCTAACAGAGTTCAGAAATCCTGATCGGAAAATGGGACGTAGGGAACGCAACAGCTTCCCACACGCAACACCTGTATCTCATGTCTCTTGTACATAAAGCATTTGCACTGCCAGGCGTGTAACGGTATAGTACATATATAACCTATAACACGAATGTCTTGAAAATCTTGATTGTACGGTATTGACCTGCTTAACCCATATATATCCTTGCAAGATACATCAGCTGAAATAcagtactgtatgtgtacagCATCTTGGCTGTGTAGTTGATACAGGTATACTACAGTATCCCATATAGCTTTTCTAAGTATAAAATATGATGTTTCCACAATATCCAAATCACACAGCGTCCTGTTTCACAGACTGTATCGTGGACGTTAAGCGATGCGTGACTGTGATGTATTCAGCTTTGCGTGAACGTTCGAGTCGTGAGCATGCGGGGATGTGTGGAACAGTGTGGAACAGTATCACTCCAGTACAAAGCTACGCGCAGCATTACCTAACCGTGTTCTGTGTGCACCgtgtgagggggagaggtgAATACTTACTGTATAACGCTGTGAAATCTCTCAAAGCCAAGCTCCTCAGCAGCCAAAGCAGctacacacgcattcacacaaatcaggcaaaaaacaaaacaaaaacaaaaacaaaacaaaaacaaaaaaaacacaaaagccaaacacaaacaacatgacGTGTTACGTTAAACCAGACACTTTTTCACATCGTATAGCTCTATTCTCACGCTCAGGACTGAGAGGTTACGTGAAAAATCTGGAAATTTAAACGTTATTTTTAAAAGGGCTAATTTGGTTAATTCAATTCTGACAGGGTTATTAAATCTTGATTGGGCCGTGCTATGTTGGTtatgaaaacactgcatttcGTTCTTGTATCTTCTATTCTTTATCGAGCGTGCAGGCTGTTCTCGGCTAGGCCTGTCCGTTGGCTGTAAAACCAGACGACCGACTCACTGGGCTGCTCTGGATCGGCGGTCTGACTGGACTCGGGTTCCGGACGACTGTCTGTGATGTCAGAGTTCTCGTCCGGGACTTTGGCGCGGGCCCAGGTGGCCAGACAGAATGACTGAGTCTTTTTCAGACATGCTGACTCCAGAATCTCACTCAGCGTAGAGCACAGCGCAGACCGCTGCTCCtcctctacagacagacagagagagagagagagagagagagagagagagagagagagagagagagagagagagattaatcaTTTGGGTGTATACTTCACTAACAAAGGACAAGCGATATCTGGAAGGACAGGTTCACGTGGTTCTTTGGCTTGAACGGTTAGATTGCAGTTCATGTGGATGacacctacacaaacaaaaGCTAAATCATCTTCCCTGTGAGAAGTGAGAAATCTCACACAGATAAGAATAAAgcatactacactacactcaccgGAAATATCTTGCCAGTTTGAGTTCTCCAAATTAAACAGAATGTTCTTCAATAGGAACGCCTGGGAGAAACACATGGAAATGAGGAAATTTGACTGGTACACACAGATCACTGCTGAGATAATTAACTTGATACAGCTGAAAGCTCTAAAGCCTTGAAGTTATTACAACACATCTTAGAAATAACCCatcaaaatgattaaaaaaaatcacatacatATAATCATACTTGTAAAAATCCTACAGACTTATGTGGGAGGTGCCACAGAGGGTTTAAGATTGGACCACAGGCTCTCCATGGTGTCTCAAAGTCATTCTTACATTAGTGTCACTGACAGAGAATTAAGATGCTAAGCTCTCCAGTAACTAACGAGCCGTTATGACATTACCTAAGCACGTTAGAACGACCTGAACTGATCTACAGAAACTCTCGTGCGTGGAGACACCATAAAATATGTTACAATGACTGTTGATTACACCAGCAATACAACTTTCTGGGAAAACAGATGTTCTTTGATATGAACCAGTACCTGCACTGGGGCAAGAACAGCACATGGTCCTCCTTCGAACTGCTCCAAAGCGCTACGCTCcgtttcactgaaaacaaaccctGCGGAGAAGGAGATGTCGCATAAGCGTAGGCAAAAAGCTTGCTTACATATCGAAATGAATCTCGCTTTTGTTAAAACTAACTGCATAAGCAAGGAGAGGTCCAAAAATCAGATCGGAGGTGAATTTCGCTCACCCTGTGTCCATCTCCGGAAGAGAGAAGCTGACACACCACCGCTGGCCGGTCTCCCCCATACTAAATCCACGATTTCTTTGCTGAATTCCGACATTTCAATTCCCTTTGGTACCAGCCCTTTCGTGGTTGATAAGGCTTAAAACCATGCAAACGAACTTCCTTAAAGTTTAGTCTAACATGTAAAATCGTTACGCTTGTTACAGAGTTTTCAGCTTTTCGTAGCTTATTGTTAAGTGGACTTGCACCAGCTACGTGCTCTTGTGGCATTTGCTTATAAGTCTACCAGTTAAATACCTCAACAAGACGTCTCCTGCAGCGACAAAGAACAGCTAACAAGAAACTAAAAGCTTAACTACCGAAAACTCCAATACTAATTTATGACGCGGCTTAATTGACAGGTTACACACAACTATCGTTAAAGCGAACTAACTTTAACGTAATAATTGACGGATGCTAGCTACAGATTAATATATCACACTTCCTCCTAACTCACTTATTTCCTGAAATATACCCGTCCTGAAAGATGAAGTGCAGTAGATAAGCTTAGTTCATTTATGAAGCTATTCTATGTTCGGTCATATAACATTCTTAACTAACTAGCATAGCAAAATTAGCATCAAACAAAAATAGTCGCTTGCTCATTAACAATGATAAGACAACTGgaggaaatgaaactgaaaggaGCAAGTCTGGATATATTTACCTATACTATTAAACTCGGTTTGCTTCTAACAACAGTGACCCATTGATTTCCCTAGAAACAAAACCTAGCATGCTAGAAAGCAAGCTAGCAGCTAGGTTAAATTCTTGCCTCACGTAGTATCCTTTAAGGTTTGAGAAAGACTGACGACAGCTGCCTCAGTTTTCTTAGTTGGTTTACAAACTTCAGGTTACAAGAAGTCGCCGTATCACAGGACTGACAGAGAATGCTGGTTTTCAATTAGGTTCACAACTGCAGGCTAACCACATCCATTGCGTCTTCCATTCAGTTTATTTACTACAACAACTGTGAACGTGAGTTCAACGTTAAGCGTATGCACTGGATTGGTTCaaatccagaatgttctggtgACGTTCAGAGGGTTTAGTTTGACGATGCTCTTTTATTGATGTATTTAAACGTCAATCAACGAAAATAAACTGAACCTAACAGTTCTTCCCGCCTTTAGTACGTTTTTAAATCGACCGTTTTTCATATTACACTGCAACATTTGTGATGACAGCAATTTTGCTATTACAAATTTTTTGTTAAACCGTGTGTGCTTTTTTGTTCAAGTAATATATGTCGTTATCTAAGTACCCCATTTCAGGGTTTTAAACACCATtgaacctgtttctcttttattaCCTTATTCTGTGTAAACAAATGCgtcttaatttttctttttttgagatgatgaatttcattttgacatCACTGATCTGGCCAGCCAAGCATGTTATACACCGTTTCTCCGTGGATTACTCctaacaacaacgacaacaacaaccaacaacaacaacaacaacaacaacaacaacaataataataataataataataataataataataataataattctacTACTACTAATCATAATAAAAATGCCTTTTAATAATACTATTATAACTATTGCTgtagtgaaaaaagaaaaaaggcaatcTCCAAACTGTGGTACTGTTTGTCCCTCCGGATATACCGTAGATCACAGCTGTGGCATCCAcgcgtgtgtacatgcatgttgAACTTAATAGAAAGTgccacattttcacacagtaagTAGTTTATTTTGGGCCACACGCGCATCACAGTAATTCTAATCATGGGTGGACAAGCGAAAAGCAAGAAGAAGGGAAAATCAAAACGGAAGGACATGCGATCCAATGGAGGTAAGTTATGTCAAAAAACCCAAAGACAGACGCTAGCTAGCTCAAGTGGCTAGGTATATTCCAGCCAGTTTTATCATCACTGATCATTTAACTATAACAAATTTAGAAAGTTTATCTAATGTAATGGCTGCAGTGCATATGAATTTGGAACCGTTCTTAAAAGATTTAGCTTACAGTGCAAATGCTTCAGGTTTGAACAGACACAACAACCTTAAGAAGAACTAATCTAGTTAAGTTTGATCTCAGAATTTAGACCTTGTATAAACTATAACGGGTCGTGTCGCTCTTCCTTACTACCTCTAGTATTTAGAGCGCTCATATTAAAGGTCATCAACTTTTCATCGGAGACAACTGATAAACTCCTTAGAATTCCTCTCACGTTCAGGGAAATGAACACAGACGCAAAAGGGAAGACTTTAATAGACCGCTGTCCGATCCACAGAACTTATTGTGTTACTCCTGTTCTACGGGGTGTAATGCGATGGGATCTACACACAGTATTACTAGTTGTCGTGTCCTGCTGGGGGGAAAATCAAGCAGGTTTTTACTTGCGAGTACAATTATCAGTGTCATGATTATTGTCCATATGGGATATtacaaaggggtttttttttcagtcggaTAATTAACATTCACAGAGCAGATTCACAGCTGTTATTTCCCAGGGTGAAATGTCCTTGAAGtttatttcagtgatttttCCCACATCCCCCTAACACTCACAGCATGACAGTTAATTGAGGGTACTCTTTTCTAGTGCTGTCATAACTGAGTTACTCTGGTGAGTGTTCATTTATATTAACTCTGAAAAAGTGTTCACGTAAAATGCATTCAGcattgtgtggatttgtgaaCCCTCTTTAAATGCACCGTCTCTTTGTAAATTCCTCGGGCAGGGTGATACATTTCCTGTGCTCGTTGCAACCTATGGAACATACAGTTCATGCAACCTCAACCTTATAATGCAGCCGGAACTGGCTTTTATGAGGAAAAGCAGATGTAAAATAGGTGAAGGAAGTCTGTGGGGAGCTTTATGAAACGCTGTACTTGCATGTTGAAGGTTAAACTTTTCAGTCATACGTATGCTAACTCAGTGTTATTGAAAGTCCATGGGGAGCGTTAAGAAACGCTGTACTTACATGTTGAAGGTTAAACTTTTCAGTCATACCTATGCTAACTCAGTGTTATGGAGTTATCTCGTCTTCTGAGTTTTGATaaatttgttcctttttcttaAGGCGCTGGTCTTGTCGGCTTGTCTGCACAGGAGCGAATGAAAGTCAAGGTGCatgaaaaagcaaagaaaaaaacagctgaaaaatacACCATCCAACAGTTACTGGAAAAGGTAATGGAGCACagagatattgtgtgtgtgcgtgtgtttgtgtgtgtgtgtgtgtgcgtgaatttTGCCTCTCTTGAAGTGCTGTCTTCCTTTAAAGCCAGTAGCTGTTTGGAGACCTTTGAAAACAATTGCTTTTGTCGTTGAACGgtaaaagaaaggaataaaCAAACGCttcaagaagaaagagagaaatgtttttctccCCAATCCTGATGGATACCCGTCTTATAcaatgaagataaaaatgagACGCtgattctcctctctctctctctctctctctctctctctctctctctctctctctctctctctctctcgctctctccctctctctctctctctccctccctctccctctctctctctctctccctccctctccctctctctccctctctctctccctctctctctcctactctctctctctctctctctccctccctctctctctctctctctctctctctgtctcttctctctttccttttctctttgtctttcagacGGAAGAGTGCATGGACAGCTTTGATTTTGAAATGGCAAAGATGTTCTGTCAACGAGCCCTGGACATCGAACCCACTAATCTGATGGTTCTGGACATGCTGGGGAACATCTGTGCTGAACTGGGAGACGTGGAGAAGGCCAAACAGATATCCTTTGCCAGCAAAGGGGGTCTATGTGGGGGGTGGTCGGGGGGCGGGTTGGTGTGACCCACTGGTGAACAGCTAATCCAGATTCAGTTCAAAAGATGACATTTAAACAACACTAACGCCAGCTCTCCATTTGACGTCTCGCTCTGTGGCGGAGTCGTCGCAGGAAACGAATTCTACGCGTAATCTCTCTGAGATCCGAGAGTCTTCCACGGCcacaattcaaacaaacaaacgaaaaaaaacaccccacaaatATTATTTACTAAATAACAGTATTAAAGCAGAGCTTTCTCAGTGGCTTAGGTTACAGTGTGACCTTTCCCCCCTTGTGTGTTTCCATTGCGTATGCCGTGATGTATATCTGAGAATCctgtttaattattgttttttttttcaatgagaGTTGATTTTGTTATTACCCTAATTGAAAAGAAACCATCCTCACCTCTGAAAGCACACTTCcaaaaccgcccccccccccccccccccccccccaccccctctctcagTCCCTCTTAGTCTCCCTTAGTGTCTacattagtctctctctctcgctctttctctctctctctctctctcccagtctctcttagtgtctctctctctctctctctctcctgtttgcgTTGTTCTCTTTGACCATGGCGCACGTTTTCCTGAGGGCGGTGGAGCTGAGTCCGGGGGAGGGCCATAGTAAATACATGTACCTGGGGCAGATCCACACGGGCACGGAGGCCGTGCAGTTCTTCAGCAAAGGCATCCAGATCATGCTCAGCAGCCTGGACAACCACACGCAGTCGGTGAGTCCCTTTACGACAAAAGACTGTCGTCCCTTTCGCTCTGTCCCCTCCATCGAACGCACGTTCCCGTTGCGGTCTCAGAACGTGACCGCTGATGAGTGAAATAATGATGTTTCTACttcaaaagtttgttttttttattgtttgtgtaaatAACGCTTGGTTGAATGGAAAGCGTTTGTAGGGGGAAAaactagaaaaagaaaaagaagatgatgTCATCTGGAACGTGAGATGGCGGGGAGAAAGACAGCTAGAGTAAACGGTAATTGAACTTTTCGTCTGTCGCTCTAAATCTCCGCATCCCGACTCCTCGCGTTcgcgaggggggggggtcttgtcGATAAATCTCGTTTGACAACCGGCGTGCTGTTAGCATTCGGCGTCGTCGcagagtctctgtgtttgtgttgtgacgGGTCCGAGACGTGATGCGAAGTCACGCCTAGGCCGGAAGTATTGCTGTCTGAGAATCGCACGGTCAATGTTTGGCGTCTGTCCTTAATCCCAGTTAGTTTTAAATAGAGAATGTTCTAGGTGATGAGTCAGAGTCGTGATGCGAAGTCACGCCTGGACTCGACGTATTGCTGTCTGAGAGTCACGCAGTCAATGTTGGGTGTCTGTCCTTAATCCCACTTAGTTATAAACGGAGAATATTCTAGatcttgttttttcctctctctcggGAAGTGATCCATAAGAAACCAGTCGGTCAGGTGACCTGCACGACGCTCATTTTctgatttatcattttaaaagttcTCCAAACTACAAAACTGTGGTTTTCTCTATAGACGCTTCGACAcgcaggggtggggggtgtatcGGACCGTTAACgcaatccattaaaaaaaagattcaagTGTGAAATGTCTTTTGGCTTTGCATTGACATGGTCCTCTGTGTCTTGGCACAGACTGAAGTAAACTTGTGTTATGTGGATTGCTTTCCAAATCAGGTTGTTCAAGACGTGACTTCgatttttgccttttaattGTGTCTGCagttcatctttctttctgcaGGGGGCAGTAGAGTCTTAGTTCTAACGAGTAATGGCTTTGTGACAGGTAGACCATATCTGTACGTAAATATGTTCTATGCAAGTTCTGGATTATTCCTGATGTAATTTATTAGTGCAGTTTATTTATGAATACCAAAGAGGCATATTCTGTTATGCGGTTCAGAGCTATGCAAATGTAATGTATTGATTTTTTCTATAAGAGCCTGGGGCAAAGGCTTATGAGGGCTGGAAGTATCAAAAAATATTTGGTGATAATGGAgttggtaaaaagaaaaaaaggttctgAATTAAAAACAGAGTTGAGAAAAAAGGCAGGTGAGTTGAACATTGATTGATAAGTAGTCATCTGAATTGACAAATTCCAAGAATATTTGATAAAAGAGGTGTGGATTTGAGAAAATATGAGTTTGCAATTCATCACTGTTTTAACTTATTCAACAAAAAGTACCAGAGTCATGTGAGATGATCTCTTGTAAagctaaaaataacaaataatattAGATGAGCAGAAATGTGATGAAGATGCACTGGAATtgaaaactaaactaaagtTATATATTATAATGTGACCTGATCTCTTCAAAGGGGATTTGATACAAATGGATCATTAGCGCAATcatttgtgttagtgtgtctcAGTTTTTGTTTCACAAGAGTCATTGTCCTCACTTCcacttcattttaatatttgacaCGAGTCATTTTTGTTACTTGCGCCTCCCAAGGTTAAATGTCAGTCACAAAGTCCCGCCCATCGATGCTCAATGAATTGCTCCAATctccgctgtgtgtgtgtgtgtgtataaatgtgtgtgtcagtgtgtgtgtgtgtgtgtatagcctGTATGACATTGCCACCACCACGAAAGGATGCGACAAACCAAGCAGATGTTTTCTACAATGCCTACCTTTGTGTTTATGGCGGTTTtccacacttttctctctctgtgtgtgtgtcccctgtGTGATATCACTATTGTTGAGACCAAGTGGTGATTTTGAATATGGTTGATGAAAAACTTGTAtagaaatattcattttcataaacgagtgtgctgaaaacacacatctgacctGCTTATTACCtcattttgtttaatatgaGTCCAGTACACACAATTCTTGAATACCTTGTCCCGCAATGCGTTGCAGCTGAACGTGAAGCCTGGTCCATTTAGCTGTGTGCCCCACCAAAAATATTTCCAAATTTCCATAACTAGAATCTagtatgtttacatttttttttacacgtttCAAATCTGACATTAAACAGAAATCACTCCGTGTGGGGCATAATAATCAGTGTGCAGTGCATACTGTATGTTTTAGAGACTGACTGAAGAAAATGGAGGTattggaagggttttttttttaacagtgtatgAAATGATCTGTTAGCACCTTATGTAATTATCATCTGAGGTGTTCATCTGAGACTGCAGgtgtgagtgtttctgagattatgtgtgtgtgtgtatgtatatgcgcacgcatatgtgtgtatgtgtgtgtatgtttgtatgtgagtgagtgagtgtgagagggagagagagagagggaaaagagagacagaaagtgagtgaaagaaagagagagcgagagagactaaggatgtgtgtgtctttaacctgAGTgcgtctcttctctctgtaggcCGGTGTTGCTGGAGCAGCTGCGTTTCCCTCGGAGGACACGCCCACGGTGACGGGAAAAGATGTTTCTGTGGCCTTCTGCTCCGTGGCCGAGATCTTTTTCACTGACCTCTGGTAATTTACCTAtacatctctcactctctctctctctctctctctctctctctctctctctctctctggctctcacTCATTCAggtgtattctctctctttgtatttcacatttattaCACCTTTATTAACATTCACCAACATTTATTACAACGTCAACATCAAACATGTATAATTACCTTGGTCACAAACTGACTTCTTGTCATTTCGCTGTCATGGTGAACCTTGAACATGGTTTCCACTGACACAGCTCCCTGTGCAGTAAAGCAGTCCAGAGGAGTTAACGGGATTGGTTGATTGTGTTTGACAGTATGGAGGAGGGTGCAGCCGAGCGTTGTAAAGAAGCCATAGAGAAAGCCCTCCAGTATGACCAGTGTAATCCAGAAGCCCTGCAGTTAATGGCCAGTTACCTGTTCAGCGTCGAGAACACGCAGGTAAACCTTTTCCCCGCCCGCTAACAAAACATATGCCCTGCCTCACCTCTACTCCACCGTCTCCTACTGTTGTGTAGTGACCCAGTGTAGGTGAGGCTAATTTCTCATACAGTACAGTTACACTCTTAAGTTCCTTTACTTACAGGTCCAAGGGTTGATCCAATAACGTATGTAAATCAGCTCATTTCATTACTTGGTTAAACTGCTTAGTTCTGGAGATGAATGAGTTAGTGAGATTGTGAAGTGAAATTCAAACTTTATGGAAAGACCTGCACTCTGTGTGGTCTTTAAAGACCAGggtttgactgtctgtcttttagCTGTTATTTGTACATAGTGTTCAAAGACGTTTCCTTGTCTTCAGGACATGGCACGAAAAACGCAAAGAAACTTTCAGTAATCCAAAACTAAATTCAAGTTCATGTAGTTGTGGAAATTCTTGAAAGTCATTCATAGTTAGAGATAAAAGAGAAAGGTTGCatacttcatgtttttttaaaattcatccTTCAGTTCAATGGTAGCTCAGTTTTGTCCTTCTTTGCAAATCTAAATTCTTTGAATGGGTGAGTGAGGCTCTTCATTGTAGGCGTGCGTtgagcctttgtgtgtgtgtgcgtgcgtgcgcgcgtgcgtgcgtgcgtgcatgtttgtgtgtgggtgggtgagtgggtgggggtgtgtgtgtgtgtttgtgtttgagtatgaATACATGTTATGAAGggaatttatttatgtattttattattttcggAAAATGTAGAAGTAATTTATTAAATTACTGTCTAATTACTTAATTTGATTAAAATTGAATGAAACAGTGactgagagagggtgagagagagagagagacagagagacagagagacagacagatagagacagacagacatacagacagacagacagagaaacaccacCTCTTTAGTTCTACCATCAGCTCTAGTTGTTCTGAGGACCCCTTTGTGGTGCAATTCCCCGGCAGACCACTAGGTGGCAAACTAACGTTAG containing:
- the si:dkey-12j5.1 gene encoding probable assembly chaperone of rpl4 — its product is MGGQAKSKKKGKSKRKDMRSNGGAGLVGLSAQERMKVKVHEKAKKKTAEKYTIQQLLEKTEECMDSFDFEMAKMFCQRALDIEPTNLMVLDMLGNICAELGDVEKAKQVFLRAVELSPGEGHSKYMYLGQIHTGTEAVQFFSKGIQIMLSSLDNHTQSAGVAGAAAFPSEDTPTVTGKDVSVAFCSVAEIFFTDLCMEEGAAERCKEAIEKALQYDQCNPEALQLMASYLFSVENTQEGRDYLMRSVSSWLPSLQKEAEPAARAEQEMDEEEPTENNLPPYESRITTAKLLIEAEEFEMATEVVEGLLEEDDEVVQVWYLLGWVCYLQVNKTEDSENLRKSARTYLTKAKKLYMKLHCEDPPLLEHIQQLLGELGNGDEDEDDEGGPSVEDIGDDFIQSSDEEEEEDTMEH
- the mindy3 gene encoding ubiquitin carboxyl-terminal hydrolase MINDY-3, encoding MSEFSKEIVDLVWGRPASGGVSASLFRRWTQGFVFSETERSALEQFEGGPCAVLAPVQAFLLKNILFNLENSNWQDISEEEQRSALCSTLSEILESACLKKTQSFCLATWARAKVPDENSDITDSRPEPESSQTADPEQPTALAAEELGFERFHSVIHKRTLKSVAELKEAVLSLYDTWRNKFGVLLFLYSVILTKGIENIKNEIEDTTEPLIDPVYGHGSQSLINLLVTGHAVSNVWDGDRECSGMKLHGIHEQASVGFLTLMESLRYCKVGAFLKSPKYPIWILGSETHLSVFFTKEMALVAPESPSEQARRVFQSFDPEDNGFIPDSLLEDVMKALDLVSEPEYVNVMKSKLDPEGLGIVLLGPFLMEFFPDQDSGIPDSFPVYHYNGLKQSNHNEKVGYVEGTAVVMGFEDPMVRTDDTPIKRCLQTKWPYIELLWTTERSPSLN